A single window of Anaerocolumna chitinilytica DNA harbors:
- a CDS encoding Gfo/Idh/MocA family protein: MYNLVKVGIIGMGGIAESYIRNLIQMENVEIVSAADICFQKAKNLVNKYNLNYVKLYEDYKKMIDEVKIDLVCICTYNTQHAECAIYALNKKLNVLLEKPMCVTTNEAIDIIKAEKKSGKLFAVGMQPRFDENMKMIKKVIESGELGKVYYIQTGGGCRRDIPNGTFIDKKTAGIGVTGDLGCYPLDMVLHAINYPKPLTVSGFKSSYFGTNKIYNNLNDALRFNVEDFSAAFIRLEGDIVIDFRISWAMHMDSMGDTIILGTKGGLRIPSTKCWNGSISGPLKIYKDKEGQQIEVEVPMCVKDNVRLSYKKIKAVVEAIRNSDSSPIPSYEMLYNQVIIDNIIKSAEQGSEVKIDFSEINELVNS; encoded by the coding sequence ATGTACAATTTAGTTAAAGTGGGCATTATTGGGATGGGTGGTATTGCCGAGTCATATATTAGGAATTTAATACAAATGGAAAATGTTGAAATTGTTTCAGCAGCGGATATTTGTTTTCAAAAAGCTAAAAACTTAGTTAATAAGTACAATCTTAATTATGTTAAACTTTATGAAGACTATAAGAAAATGATTGACGAAGTAAAGATCGATCTTGTTTGTATATGTACATATAATACCCAGCATGCTGAATGCGCAATTTATGCATTGAATAAAAAACTCAATGTATTACTTGAAAAACCTATGTGCGTTACTACAAACGAAGCAATAGATATTATAAAAGCAGAGAAAAAATCTGGAAAATTATTTGCTGTTGGAATGCAACCGCGTTTTGATGAAAACATGAAAATGATTAAGAAAGTAATAGAATCAGGCGAGTTGGGAAAAGTATATTACATTCAAACTGGTGGTGGTTGTCGTAGAGATATACCAAATGGTACATTCATTGATAAAAAAACAGCAGGTATAGGTGTGACGGGAGATCTTGGCTGTTATCCCTTGGATATGGTACTTCATGCCATTAATTATCCAAAACCTTTGACTGTTTCAGGGTTTAAATCTAGTTATTTTGGAACTAATAAGATATATAATAATCTCAATGATGCACTACGATTTAATGTTGAGGATTTCTCGGCAGCATTTATACGCTTAGAAGGTGATATTGTTATAGATTTTAGAATTTCTTGGGCAATGCATATGGATTCAATGGGAGATACAATAATTCTTGGTACAAAAGGCGGATTAAGAATTCCATCCACAAAATGCTGGAACGGTTCAATAAGTGGTCCATTAAAAATATATAAAGATAAAGAAGGACAACAAATCGAGGTTGAAGTACCAATGTGTGTGAAGGATAATGTTCGATTGAGTTATAAAAAAATTAAAGCAGTAGTAGAAGCAATACGAAACTCAGATTCCTCACCTATTCCTTCATATGAAATGTTATATAATCAAGTAATAATAGATAATATAATAAAATCCGCTGAACAAGGAAGTGAAGTGAAAATAGATTTTTCTGAAATTAATGAATTAGTAAATTCTTAA
- a CDS encoding nucleotidyltransferase family protein, with protein sequence MLDKLILQLVSCTDISNEDFEKLTNFDLRDDELASLMEKHKVQYLLFLHLLKHHGFYKIKYKVGEKWGIQLCYLQNKYNEYINNLKIIIEYLNNNNIPYVILKGFSIIDKLYKRENIIYRDFIDIDILIERKNVSTVNEILLKCGFIQGYVNEDNEIEEADRKSKLSWSLFSHQEYEYIKFSNTGYISPFNRIYIDINTTIFEGGEYKPQISTEELINHTITQEIGNGLFIKCLEYEYEIIQLCYHFYKDTIYEVKIKDQENFCMLKLCDIREYIIKYLFDINWNKFVDIINNAKIEVQIFNTLYTVRSVFGDLGIDYVMDKLKPSDSEIITSTIDNEWYKKL encoded by the coding sequence ATGTTAGATAAGTTAATATTGCAATTAGTTAGCTGCACAGATATTAGTAATGAAGATTTTGAAAAATTAACAAACTTCGATTTACGAGATGATGAGTTAGCTTCATTAATGGAAAAGCATAAGGTTCAATATTTGCTGTTCCTACACTTATTAAAACATCATGGATTTTACAAAATTAAATATAAAGTAGGAGAAAAATGGGGAATTCAATTATGTTATTTGCAGAACAAGTATAATGAATATATAAACAACCTAAAAATTATAATTGAGTATTTAAACAATAATAATATACCTTATGTAATTTTAAAAGGATTTAGTATAATTGATAAATTGTATAAAAGGGAAAATATTATATATAGAGATTTCATTGACATAGACATCTTAATAGAAAGAAAAAATGTTAGTACAGTAAATGAAATATTATTAAAATGTGGTTTTATTCAAGGGTATGTTAATGAAGATAACGAAATCGAAGAAGCGGATCGAAAAAGTAAACTAAGTTGGAGCCTTTTTTCCCATCAAGAATATGAATATATAAAATTTTCTAATACAGGATACATATCCCCCTTTAACCGTATCTATATAGATATAAATACAACTATTTTTGAGGGTGGAGAATATAAGCCACAAATTAGTACTGAGGAATTAATTAATCATACAATTACACAAGAAATTGGTAATGGTCTATTTATAAAATGTTTAGAATATGAATATGAAATCATACAACTCTGCTATCATTTTTATAAAGATACAATATATGAAGTAAAAATAAAAGACCAAGAAAATTTTTGTATGCTTAAGTTGTGTGATATAAGAGAATATATTATAAAATATTTATTCGATATTAATTGGAATAAGTTTGTAGATATAATTAATAACGCAAAAATAGAAGTTCAAATCTTTAATACATTGTATACTGTGCGGAGTGTTTTCGGGGATCTCGGTATTGATTATGTAATGGATAAATTAAAACCTAGTGATAGTGAAATCATTACTAGTACCATTGATAATGAGTGGTATAAAAAATTATAA
- a CDS encoding radical SAM protein has protein sequence MDKLAQSPVLAYIRILESCNAGCMMCKFARSKNKNVVTFDNFKKIVNDLVQIGVKEIRLTGGEPTIHKDIIPMIKYIKSLGLKTSLITNGLTLPLLAKQYEEAGLDKIICSLDSPYVEIHNELRGKDKMFENATLGLNLINQYNNASIYKIDISINTVISNKTFKSLLDFIPLLKKLGVNSWSLIQIKDNKDLELSAKEIIEYEGIANTLQKRLAETKIKLRTNCTNIFCKKINYDFDNICFYPLCVIYIDAINNTAIPCNCLIHRQNDLLLSKIIEKGIDKIWNEPKYVEKRIAFTKVATKTCIGCDPSNLFSNQNIINKLKITNNEDLREMILNEIR, from the coding sequence ATGGATAAATTAGCTCAATCACCAGTTTTAGCTTATATTAGAATATTGGAATCATGTAACGCTGGTTGTATGATGTGTAAATTTGCAAGAAGTAAAAATAAGAATGTAGTTACTTTTGATAACTTTAAAAAAATAGTAAATGATTTAGTACAAATCGGTGTAAAGGAAATTAGATTAACAGGGGGAGAACCAACAATTCATAAAGATATAATTCCAATGATTAAATATATTAAATCATTGGGCTTGAAAACAAGCTTAATTACAAATGGGTTAACTTTGCCTTTATTAGCAAAACAATACGAAGAAGCAGGATTGGATAAAATTATTTGTTCACTGGATTCTCCATATGTAGAGATACATAATGAACTTCGTGGTAAAGATAAAATGTTTGAAAATGCAACTTTAGGGCTAAATTTGATTAATCAATATAATAATGCCAGTATTTATAAAATAGATATATCTATTAATACAGTTATATCAAATAAAACTTTTAAAAGCTTATTGGATTTTATACCATTGTTAAAAAAATTAGGTGTAAATTCATGGTCACTAATTCAAATTAAAGATAATAAAGATCTGGAATTATCAGCAAAAGAAATTATAGAATATGAAGGAATTGCAAATACTTTACAAAAAAGATTAGCTGAAACAAAAATAAAATTAAGGACTAATTGTACGAATATTTTCTGTAAAAAAATTAATTATGATTTTGATAATATATGCTTTTACCCACTCTGTGTTATTTATATTGATGCTATAAATAACACAGCTATTCCCTGCAATTGTCTTATACATCGACAAAATGATTTGTTATTATCAAAAATAATTGAGAAGGGAATAGATAAGATTTGGAATGAACCTAAATATGTTGAAAAACGTATTGCTTTCACGAAAGTTGCAACTAAAACTTGTATAGGATGTGATCCTTCCAATTTATTTTCAAATCAAAATATCATTAATAAATTAAAAATAACTAATAATGAAGATTTAAGAGAGATGATTTTGAATGAAATTAGATAA
- a CDS encoding ABC transporter ATP-binding protein → MSITKKKKQYNFFNILIKTIGIFVKVNPRYFCIFLLMNIIAGLIQPFLLIIQQNIFEQAYQYSLNNISIHIFIIFVITYILLKIVIHYLDGFDDLLVSYAYVDCEAAMTKNLNSKLANIALDKFEDVELYKNILKARNAIDTTTKTQFYIMSGIIYQIFTLAGYFSYLLVLNPQLLIIVALICIPIILSFILKGKHYYKLQNANIINLRKMKYFSSCMNGKEYLKETRILGALGYFANLFKESIIELNKNEKKTSKRIFNIDVTLAIFSFFSIGSCFILAAYYLFTQQISVGAFASVLVAIDDLYFYIYGTFYIIGNAIKSAPQSRNYFEFIDNIDNKIGNDNKITLNKEIELKNVSYSYPSSNIPVINNINLKIKRGEKIAIVGVNGAGKTTLVKLICGLYRGSGEVLYDGIPINGVNKRNVYSNISAVFQDFGKYKLTLKENVAISDCKNIDDDKKFNEAIINSQFEEEFIIENQDRIIGNEFGGIELSGGQWQKLAIARGFFRKYELIVLDEPTSAIDPILENDLYKKFKNIMQNKTGIIVTHRLGSAKIADRILVLDKGRIIEDGTHEELMANNGLYTEMYKSQAAWYNR, encoded by the coding sequence ATGAGTATTACTAAAAAGAAAAAGCAATATAATTTTTTTAACATTCTTATCAAAACTATAGGTATTTTCGTTAAGGTAAACCCAAGATATTTTTGCATATTTCTATTAATGAATATAATAGCAGGTTTAATTCAACCTTTTTTACTCATTATCCAACAAAATATTTTTGAGCAAGCTTATCAATATTCGTTAAATAATATTTCAATTCACATATTTATAATCTTTGTAATTACTTATATTTTGCTAAAAATAGTAATTCACTACTTAGATGGATTTGATGATCTATTAGTTTCATATGCTTATGTTGATTGTGAAGCAGCTATGACTAAAAATCTGAATAGTAAACTAGCTAATATTGCATTGGATAAATTTGAAGACGTAGAATTGTATAAAAACATATTAAAAGCAAGAAATGCTATTGATACAACAACAAAAACACAATTTTATATAATGAGTGGAATAATATACCAAATTTTTACATTAGCAGGGTATTTCAGTTATTTGCTTGTATTAAATCCGCAATTATTAATAATAGTTGCATTAATATGTATTCCAATAATTCTGTCTTTTATATTAAAAGGAAAACATTATTATAAACTTCAAAATGCCAATATTATTAATTTACGTAAAATGAAGTATTTTAGTTCATGCATGAATGGAAAAGAATATTTAAAAGAAACAAGAATATTAGGTGCTCTAGGATATTTTGCTAACCTTTTTAAAGAAAGTATCATTGAACTAAATAAAAATGAAAAAAAGACTTCAAAAAGAATTTTTAATATCGATGTTACGTTAGCTATATTTTCATTTTTTAGTATTGGTAGTTGTTTCATTTTAGCAGCATACTATTTATTTACTCAACAAATATCAGTTGGTGCTTTTGCATCTGTTTTAGTAGCTATTGATGATCTATACTTCTATATTTATGGTACATTTTATATTATAGGAAATGCAATAAAAAGTGCACCTCAATCAAGAAATTATTTTGAGTTCATTGATAATATTGATAATAAAATAGGTAATGATAATAAAATTACGCTAAATAAAGAAATTGAATTAAAAAATGTGTCTTATTCATACCCATCAAGTAACATTCCTGTTATTAACAATATAAACTTAAAGATTAAAAGAGGAGAAAAAATAGCTATTGTTGGAGTAAATGGAGCTGGTAAAACAACATTAGTTAAATTAATATGTGGACTTTATAGAGGATCGGGCGAAGTCTTATATGATGGTATTCCAATAAATGGCGTTAATAAACGTAATGTTTATAGTAACATATCAGCAGTATTTCAGGATTTTGGAAAGTATAAGTTAACTTTAAAAGAAAATGTTGCTATTAGTGATTGTAAAAATATAGACGATGATAAAAAGTTCAATGAAGCAATCATAAATTCACAATTTGAGGAAGAATTTATTATAGAAAACCAAGATAGAATTATTGGTAATGAATTTGGTGGTATTGAGTTAAGTGGTGGACAATGGCAAAAACTTGCTATAGCAAGAGGATTTTTCCGAAAATATGAATTAATAGTTTTGGATGAACCAACATCAGCAATTGATCCAATCCTTGAAAATGATTTGTATAAAAAGTTTAAAAATATTATGCAAAATAAAACCGGAATTATAGTGACTCATAGACTTGGATCAGCTAAAATAGCTGATCGAATCCTTGTATTAGATAAAGGAAGAATAATTGAGGATGGAACTCACGAAGAACTTATGGCAAATAATGGATTATATACTGAAATGTATAAATCACAGGCTGCTTGGTATAATAGGTGA
- a CDS encoding ABC transporter ATP-binding protein has product MKKAPLKYNLFTLLAYKCKLNFFDFVLWGLIIILSGFINPLSLLFKQNFIDGAINSYNTNSGFKQMVSYIIPILCIYFYYFINTPIKELLNNKIERKLRENLTFDMNSKKSRIKYEYIENSKASNLIDRVLNEPEKRILEYYQSIFTLVAGFVSITGTIIIISMVDWWICICLLLVALPSYYLAYNGGKKEYSSTKDISEIKRYCDYLAGIPLERENAHERELFGFVDYINKQWEYNLRFYKKKLLDTQLKVQTIITTSGVASNIFIGLVFFLLLIPLKQKVITIGFYISASATLLYMNNYISKDIIGTIKQLTKDKLFFSEINSFYQMEETPDVFENKIEPRSFETIEFKNVYFKYPGSEEYILKDFNLTIHSGLHYAIVGYNGAGKSTLIKILLGLYKVDAGDVLINNISINKMKQSEINGFFSVVFQDFAKYYVSIRDNIAIGNMNKFNNDIKIFEASNMGGSNEFVSKLDNKFDTVLGKIYEGGIDISGGQWQKIAYSRSFMSSAPVKILDEPTASLDPISESKLYREYAALSKKQTTIFITHRLASTSLADKIVVINNCTVEEMGNHEELIKMDRLYSKMFETQKKWYSEEYNMNEYY; this is encoded by the coding sequence ATGAAAAAGGCACCACTTAAGTATAATTTGTTTACTTTACTTGCCTATAAATGTAAGCTAAATTTTTTTGATTTTGTATTATGGGGGTTAATAATAATATTAAGTGGATTCATTAATCCACTGAGCCTATTATTTAAGCAAAATTTCATTGATGGTGCTATTAATTCATATAATACCAATTCAGGGTTTAAACAAATGGTATCATATATAATTCCTATTTTATGTATTTACTTCTATTATTTTATAAATACACCAATAAAAGAATTGCTAAATAATAAAATAGAAAGAAAATTACGTGAAAATCTAACATTTGATATGAATTCCAAAAAGTCAAGAATTAAATATGAATACATAGAAAATAGTAAAGCAAGTAATCTTATTGATAGAGTATTAAATGAACCTGAAAAAAGGATTTTAGAATATTACCAGAGTATTTTTACTCTTGTAGCTGGTTTTGTCAGTATTACAGGTACGATTATAATTATTAGTATGGTAGACTGGTGGATATGTATTTGTTTATTATTAGTAGCTTTACCGTCATATTATCTGGCTTATAATGGTGGAAAAAAAGAATATAGTTCAACAAAAGATATTTCTGAGATAAAACGTTATTGTGATTACTTAGCAGGCATTCCATTAGAACGTGAAAATGCTCATGAAAGGGAACTTTTTGGATTTGTTGATTATATAAATAAACAGTGGGAATATAATTTGAGATTTTATAAGAAGAAACTTTTGGATACTCAATTAAAAGTACAAACAATTATTACTACTAGTGGTGTAGCATCTAATATATTTATTGGTTTAGTATTCTTTTTACTTTTAATACCACTTAAACAAAAGGTTATAACAATTGGCTTTTATATATCAGCTTCCGCTACCTTATTATATATGAATAACTATATTAGTAAAGATATAATAGGTACTATTAAGCAGTTAACTAAAGATAAATTATTTTTTTCCGAGATAAATAGTTTTTATCAAATGGAAGAAACACCAGATGTATTTGAAAATAAAATAGAACCTAGGTCATTTGAAACTATTGAATTTAAAAATGTATATTTTAAATATCCTGGAAGTGAAGAATATATTTTAAAAGATTTCAATTTAACAATACATTCTGGATTACATTATGCAATAGTAGGATATAATGGTGCTGGAAAATCAACATTAATAAAAATATTATTGGGCTTGTATAAAGTTGATGCTGGAGATGTATTAATTAATAATATATCAATAAATAAAATGAAACAAAGTGAAATTAATGGTTTTTTTTCAGTAGTGTTTCAAGATTTTGCAAAATATTACGTATCTATACGAGATAACATTGCAATAGGGAATATGAATAAATTTAATAATGATATTAAAATTTTTGAAGCCTCCAATATGGGTGGAAGTAATGAATTCGTATCCAAATTAGATAACAAGTTTGATACTGTTTTAGGTAAGATATATGAAGGCGGTATTGATATAAGCGGTGGGCAATGGCAAAAAATAGCATATTCTAGGTCTTTTATGTCATCCGCACCTGTAAAAATATTAGACGAACCAACAGCATCATTAGATCCAATCTCTGAAAGTAAATTATATAGAGAATACGCAGCATTATCCAAAAAGCAAACTACGATATTTATAACCCATAGATTAGCTTCGACATCATTAGCAGATAAAATTGTTGTAATTAATAATTGTACCGTTGAAGAAATGGGGAATCATGAAGAATTAATAAAAATGGATAGACTTTATTCGAAAATGTTTGAGACTCAGAAAAAATGGTATAGCGAGGAGTATAATATGAATGAGTATTACTAA
- a CDS encoding IS110 family transposase, translated as MSTPGIGPVYATSILFEIGSIKAFPNHDALTKYAGIVWIENQSGILNPKIQG; from the coding sequence TTGTCCACTCCTGGAATCGGTCCTGTATATGCTACGAGTATTCTGTTTGAGATTGGAAGCATTAAAGCTTTTCCTAATCATGATGCTCTTACTAAATATGCAGGCATTGTCTGGATAGAAAACCAGTCAGGTATTTTGAATCCGAAGATACAAGGATGA
- a CDS encoding PHP domain-containing protein, with translation MKECIDLHIHTDISDGFLKPNEIVNLMKENDIKIASITDHDSVDGYLQVKDIIDGSFRLIPGIEISTLWENDLELHILGYGIDVKNKDFRQYLNIVKEKKIQGVCSIYKKLQILNIPLEIQEISKNMSYDNMEALIKHKYPNSNQTFYNFYYENYYCFHIKPFISTYEALNIIRNASGYPIIAHLGRADKTEIEKIKILELLIAAGIKGIECYHPSHSEQFKNILIDIAQTNKLFITQGSDFHGRKNEYTQIAQNLSEDINKNSLCICNYI, from the coding sequence ATGAAAGAATGTATAGATTTGCATATACATACAGATATTTCAGATGGTTTTCTTAAACCTAATGAGATTGTAAATTTAATGAAAGAGAATGATATAAAGATAGCCTCAATTACTGATCATGATTCAGTTGATGGATATCTGCAAGTAAAGGATATCATTGATGGCTCTTTTAGATTGATTCCAGGTATTGAGATAAGTACATTATGGGAAAATGATTTAGAATTGCATATTTTGGGCTATGGTATTGACGTTAAAAATAAGGATTTTAGACAATACTTAAATATTGTGAAAGAAAAAAAAATACAAGGAGTATGCAGTATATATAAAAAATTGCAGATATTAAATATTCCATTAGAAATACAAGAAATAAGCAAAAATATGTCATATGACAACATGGAAGCACTAATAAAACATAAATATCCAAATTCTAATCAAACATTTTATAATTTCTATTATGAAAATTATTATTGTTTTCATATAAAACCATTTATTAGTACGTATGAGGCTTTAAATATTATTAGAAATGCTTCAGGATATCCAATCATAGCTCATCTCGGTAGAGCAGATAAAACTGAAATAGAAAAAATAAAAATATTAGAACTGTTAATTGCAGCTGGCATCAAAGGCATAGAGTGCTATCATCCAAGTCATTCAGAACAATTCAAAAATATATTAATAGATATAGCACAAACTAATAAGTTATTTATAACTCAAGGTAGTGATTTTCATGGAAGAAAAAATGAGTATACTCAAATTGCTCAAAATTTATCTGAAGATATTAATAAGAATTCTTTATGTATATGTAATTATATATAA
- a CDS encoding DegT/DnrJ/EryC1/StrS family aminotransferase, whose protein sequence is MSKLAVLGGEPKLNKKEINSMWPVWNQSDLSNLNQTLNSGTWCRLGYDNWNDSTTGRFERKFANFTGGHNVITVSNGTLALLLAMKALGVRPGDEILVSSATFIGTVTPIATLGAVPVFVDVSPNYINMDPKCCEARVTSRTKGVVVVHLAGFPADMDGINEVCKKHNLFLIEDCAQAVGTMWRGNHVGTLGDVGCFSFQQGKILTAGEGGAVIAQNDDIAGELFAFHNFESVVGAPNIKKLQMSLNMRLSEWQGSILLAQFDRLEEQLKHREENVKKLLSLLDEDGAIIPMKLPEQCNKLGFFYYPFIYNDKNMCGLSRENFFDIINAEGIHLWEGHTEPVYMRPTLLNNPCEYKNDGCPEAELLSTKSVVLGHKFFLGPEEWMDKFAEALRDIKKNITTLKSKYEN, encoded by the coding sequence ATGAGTAAACTAGCAGTACTTGGAGGAGAACCAAAACTGAACAAAAAAGAAATTAATTCTATGTGGCCGGTGTGGAATCAGTCTGATTTAAGTAACTTAAATCAGACATTGAACTCTGGAACTTGGTGCCGTTTGGGTTATGATAATTGGAATGATAGTACAACTGGAAGATTCGAACGAAAATTTGCTAATTTTACTGGTGGACATAATGTAATTACAGTATCTAATGGAACATTAGCTTTATTATTAGCGATGAAAGCGTTAGGGGTAAGACCAGGGGATGAAATTTTAGTATCATCAGCAACATTTATAGGAACAGTTACTCCAATTGCGACATTAGGTGCAGTTCCTGTTTTTGTGGATGTCAGCCCTAATTATATTAATATGGACCCAAAATGCTGTGAAGCGAGAGTAACTAGTAGAACCAAGGGTGTGGTTGTAGTACATTTAGCTGGTTTTCCAGCAGACATGGATGGGATTAATGAAGTATGTAAAAAGCATAATTTATTTCTTATTGAAGATTGTGCACAAGCAGTAGGAACTATGTGGAGAGGAAATCATGTAGGAACATTAGGAGATGTAGGTTGCTTCAGTTTTCAACAAGGTAAGATTTTGACTGCTGGTGAAGGTGGAGCGGTTATCGCTCAAAATGATGATATAGCAGGAGAATTATTTGCATTTCATAATTTTGAAAGTGTTGTTGGAGCACCAAATATAAAAAAACTCCAAATGAGTTTAAATATGAGGTTATCTGAGTGGCAAGGAAGTATTTTATTAGCACAGTTTGATCGACTTGAAGAACAACTTAAGCACAGAGAAGAAAATGTAAAAAAACTTCTTAGTTTATTAGATGAAGATGGTGCTATTATACCTATGAAATTGCCAGAACAGTGTAATAAACTTGGTTTTTTCTATTATCCATTCATTTATAATGATAAGAATATGTGTGGACTCTCAAGAGAAAATTTCTTTGATATAATTAATGCTGAAGGTATACATCTATGGGAAGGTCATACGGAACCCGTATACATGAGACCTACATTATTAAATAATCCTTGTGAGTACAAAAATGATGGATGCCCAGAGGCAGAATTATTATCTACTAAATCGGTTGTATTAGGTCATAAGTTTTTCTTAGGTCCGGAAGAGTGGATGGATAAATTTGCAGAAGCTTTGCGTGATATTAAGAAAAATATTACAACATTAAAATCAAAGTATGAGAATTAG
- a CDS encoding DegT/DnrJ/EryC1/StrS family aminotransferase, which translates to MDKNEVLAFYGGNKSREQRIVPRTVANEKTKTKIIDMLNAGQYSDWYGGKATHEFEEKFAEWNNVKHAIAVNSGTAALHTAVIAAGIGPGDEVILPTTSFVTAASAILLQNAIPVVCDIEKNSLNIDINDLKKRIGPRTKAIIAVHLYGYPTDMEAICQVAKDHNLVVIEDCGQAHGAMLNGNKVGTFGSVACFSFAAPRKILTVGEGGMVITNDDVIADICRQVVNKGKENGWSTHKRMGFGYMMSEFESTLGIQGIEDIENEIMRRRNVAHVYEEVLSDCGIDVGIVPDNIRHIYFRKALKLPYELTAYRDWFIYAVEAENISIKPPHDLLHQIEWLKNKNAYNNEICPYKCSMRQELFTEWPDSLPVADVEIPRTVDLETGPSMTVDDAYVSAKGILKVYKYLEKNNQKIEPLIFK; encoded by the coding sequence ATGGACAAAAATGAAGTTTTAGCTTTTTATGGTGGAAATAAGAGTAGAGAACAACGTATAGTTCCTAGAACAGTAGCAAATGAGAAAACAAAAACAAAAATTATCGATATGTTAAATGCTGGTCAGTATTCAGATTGGTATGGTGGTAAAGCTACACATGAATTCGAGGAAAAGTTTGCAGAATGGAATAATGTGAAACATGCTATAGCAGTGAACTCTGGTACAGCAGCATTACATACAGCAGTAATTGCTGCTGGTATTGGACCAGGAGATGAAGTGATTTTACCAACAACAAGTTTTGTTACGGCAGCTTCAGCTATTTTATTGCAGAATGCAATACCTGTTGTATGTGATATTGAAAAAAATAGTTTAAACATTGATATAAATGATTTGAAAAAACGTATTGGTCCACGAACAAAAGCAATTATTGCTGTACATCTGTATGGTTATCCAACTGATATGGAGGCAATATGTCAAGTAGCGAAAGACCATAATCTTGTTGTTATTGAAGATTGTGGGCAGGCACATGGAGCTATGCTTAATGGAAACAAAGTAGGTACATTTGGATCAGTTGCATGTTTTAGTTTCGCAGCACCACGTAAAATACTTACTGTTGGAGAAGGAGGAATGGTAATTACCAATGATGATGTTATTGCTGATATTTGTCGCCAAGTTGTAAATAAAGGTAAAGAAAATGGCTGGTCAACACATAAGCGCATGGGATTTGGGTATATGATGTCAGAATTTGAATCTACTTTAGGTATACAAGGCATTGAAGATATTGAAAACGAAATTATGAGAAGAAGAAATGTTGCACATGTCTATGAAGAAGTATTGAGTGATTGTGGAATTGATGTTGGAATTGTTCCAGACAATATAAGACATATATATTTCAGAAAAGCATTGAAGTTACCATATGAACTTACTGCTTATAGAGACTGGTTTATCTATGCTGTTGAAGCAGAAAACATTAGTATTAAACCCCCACATGATTTATTACATCAAATAGAATGGCTGAAAAATAAAAATGCATATAATAATGAAATCTGCCCCTATAAGTGTAGTATGAGACAAGAGCTATTTACAGAATGGCCAGATAGTTTACCAGTAGCTGATGTAGAAATACCAAGAACTGTTGATTTGGAAACTGGCCCTTCGATGACAGTAGACGATGCTTATGTTTCTGCTAAAGGTATTTTAAAAGTATATAAATATTTAGAAAAAAATAATCAAAAGATTGAACCTCTAATTTTTAAATGA